A segment of the Triticum urartu cultivar G1812 chromosome 1, Tu2.1, whole genome shotgun sequence genome:
GTCTGTTAGTGGTCATGAGTGCCATGTCAGCTTTATTGATGCTTATAGTCGCTTTACTTGGATTTATATTCTTAAACACAAGTCTGATGTGTTCGATGTTTTTCTTAAGTTCCAAACACATGTTGAGCGTCTCCTCCAACATAAAATTCTTCATGTACAGTCGGACTGGGGGGGAGTGAGTACCGCAATCTAAATACCTTCTTTGAGAAACTTGGGATTTCTCATCGTGTGTCTTGTCCTCATACACATCAGCAGAACGGTTCAGCAGAATGTAAGTATCGTCATCTTGTTGAGACTGGTTTGACCTTATTAGCCATGCTTCTGTTCCCTTTCGATTCTAGAGTGATGCTTTTACTACCGCCTGTTTTCTTATAAACAGACTTCCGTCGTGGCTTCTTGGCATGAAAACTCCGCATGAACTCTTGCTTCATGAGACTCCGGACTACACTTTTCTCAAAGTCTTCGGTTGTGCATGTTGGCCGCATCTCCGTCCTTACAATAGTCGCAAGCTTGAGTTTCGCTCTAAAAATGTGTCTTCCTTGGGTACAGTCCGTTGCACAAAGGTTATAAATGCCTTCATGTTCCCACAAATCGTGTGTATATTTCACGTGATGTTATCTTTGATGAGCATGTTTTTCCTTTCTCTAATCTTCCCACTCCTGTCACCACACCCGCCGAACCAGTGCATTCATCTCCTTTATTGCCTGATCAATTTGTAGATGTTACACACTCGCCTCTTTTGTTGTCTAACCATGGTGCAGGAACTAGTAGAGGTGCCCGGCTTGTTCTCTTGGAGGACTCCCCCGCTGCTCCGACGGTTTCTTTGACGGATCATGTCGATCCTGCCGCTGCGACTCCCTGCATGGGGCATGCAGGGTCCCCTTCGCTCACGCCCGCTACGCACTTGGACCCGGCTCCGGTAGCGGCAGGCTCGCCCTCGATGGTTCACGTCGATCCCACGTCGCCTCCTCCCAGCATGGGCCATGCAGGGTAGTCTGCCCCCGCACCCGCTACGCGGGCGGACCCGACTCCGCTGTTGCTGGAGCTTCCCGCATCCCCTGGGCTGGACTCGCCCGCGACTGGGCCGGCCTCGCCTGTGTCAACCAGTCAGGGGACGCCCGCCCCCATGGGGTCGCCTCCTGACAGCCCGTCCTCGCCGCAGTCTCCCTCTGCTGGACATCACCTGCTGCCACCACCACTTGCTTCTTCTTCTCCGGAGACGCGGGCCACTCCACTGATGGTTCCTGCACCCTCGATCCCGCCAGTGGCTCCTGTTGCTCATCGTCCACACACTCGCAGCAAGAGTGGTATTGTTCTTCCGCGAAAACGCACCGATGACACGGTTGCATGGCTTGCGGCTTGCATCGCTCATTCTGAAACTGATCCTTCCGCTGAACCTCGTCATTATCAGGAAGCTATGGGTATCCCTCACTAGCGTTCTGCGATGGAACAAGAGTATCAGGCATTGCTGAAAAATGGTACATGGCGTCTTGTTCCTCTGAAGAGTGGTGCCAATATTATTGACTCTAAATGGGTATTCAAAGTTAAGCGACATGCTGATGGCTCTATTGAACGGTATAAGGTTCGGCTTGTTGCTCGTGGGTTCAAACAACGTCAAGGCCTTGATTATGATGATACCTTCAGTCCTATGATCAAGCCTACGACTATTCGTCTGCTCTTGTCTCTTGCTGTTACTCGTGGATGGTTTCTTCGACAACTCGATGTTCAGAATGATTTTCTCCATGGAGTTTTTGATGAAGAGGTCTATATGCGTCAGCTGCCTGGGTTTGTTGATCCTGCTCGTCCGCAGCATTTGTGTCGTCTCGTCAAGGCTTTTTATGGTCTCAAACAGGCACCTCATGCCTGGCATGCACGTCTTGGTTCTGCTCTTCGCGCACATGGATTTGTCCCTTCGACCGCTGATACGTCCTTGTTCATGCTACAGCGCCCTACGGTCACTATGTACCTAATGGTGTATGTCGATGACATCATCTTGATCAGCTCATCGGCCTTTGCTGCGGATCGTCTTATTTCTGCTTTGAGTGGTGACTTTGCTATTACAGATCTTGGTCGGCTTCATTATTTCCTTGGTTTGGAGGTCTCTCATTCTGATGCCGGTCTGACTCTCACTCAGCAGAAATATTCTCTGGATTTGCTTCGTCGTGCTGGTATGCTCCAGTGTAAAGCCTGCTACTACTCCCATGACAGCTTATGATCGCCTCTCTGCACTTGATGGTACTCTTCTTCCGTCGGATGAGGCTACAACGTATCGCAGTATTGTTGGTGGCTTACAGTATTTGACGATCACTCGTCTTGATATCTCTTATACGGTTAACAATGTATGCCAGTTTCTTCATGCTCCTCGAGATACTCACTGGACTGCTGTCAAACGCATTATGTGCTATGTTTGTTTCACTGCTGCTTTGGGTCTGCATCTTCGGTCTGCTCCTTCTGGTAGCCTCTCGGCTTTTTTTGATGCTGATTGGGCTGGTAGCCCGGATGACAGGCAACTACGGGGGAATATGCAGTGTTCTATGGTCCTAATTTGATCACCTGGAGTGCTCGTAAACAGGCTACAGTATCGTGTAGTAGTACTGAAGTTGAATACAAAGTAGTTGCCAATGCCACTGCTGAAGTGATTTTGGGTTCAGTCCTTGCTTCGAGAGTTGTGGGTCTCTCAGATTCATCCTCCTGTTTTTTGGTGTGACAACATCGATGCTATGTACCTTTCTTCAAATTCGGTATTTCATGACTGAACAAAACACATCGAAGTTGACTATCATTTTATCAGAGAACGAGTTTCACGGAAGTTACTTCAGATCAAGTTTATTCCTTCTAAAGATCAACTTGCTAATATCTTCACAAAGCCGTTGCCATTGCCTCAATTTGAGGGTTGTCGTCGCAATCTTAATCTTCTGAAATCTTCAGACCACGGTTAAGATTGAGGTGTTAGACTTATAGTTATACGTAAATACGCATTATAACTTGTATACAAATGTATTTGTACTCAAAGAGATTTTCCtccccatatatatatatatattgtcgtGGCCGACCCATGAGGTGTCGAAGTCCACAATACCCCAAAACCTTTTGCTTAACAGGGTTCAAGGATCATCGCTACTCTTTTGTATCCGGAAGGCAAAAAGTGACTTCAGGCGAAGGACGAGGAGCTCAACACGTGAAAAGAGAGTGTAGCCGCGCCGAATGATTCATTCTTGTATCAGTATGAATTATCGTATTTTCTTCTGGCACGTTTATTTTGTTGCACAATTAACCAACGCAATATCACAGAACCCGTAACAGATGAGGATACTATATTGCACTGGAAACTTATTAACACAAACGGAGCAAACATCACCTAGGAGATACTATAGGGGCAACCATGCACAGCAAGGCCACCCTCCATTATTAACCAAAAGTACCACACactatacatacatatatagcGATAAACCATAGCTGCAAGTGTTGGATTTAAAGGATTTGAAGCAGCTGCTTTGGCGGCGGCGGCTAGTAGTCCTCCGGCGCGAGCGGCTGGTGGGCGTGGGCGGCGGTCTCGGTAGACGGCATGACGACGTACTCGTAGAGGAGCCCAGCGAGGCCGGAGCCGAGGAAGGGCCCGAGCCAGTAGACCCAGTGGTGCCTCCACCGCCACCCGACGAGCGCCGGCCCGAAGACCCGCGCCGGGTTCATCGCGGCGCCATCGAACGGCCCGCCGGCGAGTATGTTAGCCCCGAGCAGGAACCCCACGGCGAGCGGCCCGATGGTGCCCACGTGGCCCCTCTTGGGGTCGATGACCGTCGCGTAGTAGGCGTACATGAGCCCGAACGTCATCACCGCCTCCAGCAGCACCGCGTGCCAATCCCCCACCCCCGACGCCAGGGAGAAACCGGGCGGCCTCTGCGAACACCATCCATCAcaagattaattaattaatcagtTAGCTTCTGCGATGATTAATTAGATAGACGGTGCTCGCGAGGAAGATCGAAGAAAGATGGTAGTACCATGCCTCCGGTGgtgaggcggaggaggagggaggcgacGATGGCTCCGAGGAGCTGCGCGATCCAGTAGAGGAGGGCGCGCACGAGGGTGATGCGCCCGCCGAGCAGCGCGCCGAAGGTGATGGCCGGGTTGACGTGCCCCCCGGAGATGTTCACGGCTACGGACACCGCCACGGCCAGCGCCAGCGCGTGTGCCAGCGCCACGGCCACCAGCCCGCCCGCCGTGCTCATGTCATGGTAGAGCTTCCCTGCAagcacacacatgcacacacgtACGTCTTGAGACCGTCGATATTTAAGCAAGCTAGGCTACATAGACGCATGGTACGGTGGACGAAGCTGGCCATGCATGCACGGACGGATGGGTGCTCGTATAGCTGGGTGGGGTGCGTACCGAGGGAGAGGATGGAGCCCTCGGCGGCGAAGACGAAGATGGCCGTGGCGAGGAACTCGGAGATGGCGGCGCGGATGGTGTCCGGGTGCGTCGCGTCCTCGCTGCGCCCCATGGTGAACccccgccgccccgtcgtccGCGCCGCCGTGCTCATCTTCACTGACCGACGTACGTACGTACCAAAGCAAGCAAGCCGCTCTTCTCTGCTAAACTCAACTCGTCTTTCTTGCCGACGATACGAGGATGTGACCAAGTGTGGCCGCACTGGCGTTAATACAAGTAGTAGCAGTGTGTGTGGGTTGTGAGGATGGCCGCCGCGTGCGCGCGTGGCTTATAACGTGGCCGCGGGTGGAGCCGCCGCCGCTACACGTGTGCGGGAGGACGCCCCAGAGCGGTGGCACGTCTCGCGTCTGGTCAGGAGGCTCGGTTGCCCGTGCATGCCAAGCCCGGCGTGTGCGGCGCGCACCCACCGCGCGCGACCATATGTAGTAGTACGTGTAGTGTGTGTGACCCGCGGCGGCTTCGCTCGGCGTGTTGATCTTATCCGGTGGCCAGGCTCCTCGCACCACCTGCCAGGTCATGGACATGCATGCAAGACACTGCGGCGCGGGTAGGTGCGGTGCTGCCTTGCCTTGCCTTACGCACGAAGTTTCGCGGGAGCAGAGCACCTATAGCTCAGCTGGCTGAAATTTTTGTCTGCACCAGTCAATTTTACTCTGGAACGTCTGATTCACATCCAACGTAGGCCGTTGACCCAAGTTGAGTTTCACTCGATTTCAACACACAGCCCGATCAAAGCCCAGCAGCAGAATAGAAGTGCTACTATCTAAACCCAACCGATCAAAGCCCAGCAAACAACTGCATGGCTGCTCCAGCGAGGTACTACTAATCATCGCCATATGTCATCAACGAGCGCATGCTGTCTTTGTGGTGTAGAGGATACGTGGAGGCACGCAATGCTTAATTGTTCAGCAGCAAGAAGTATTTGGGCACTGTCTACAGATGCAATTACTGAACAGTTGAGTACAAACGTTGATGATGATGCAAAACGTTGGTTGTTTGCTACGCATGATTCGCGTGCACATGACGAGTTCATCACCTTTGTAATGACTCTTTGGGCAGTGTGGGGAGCGCGACGGAAAGCAATATACGAGGACATCTATCAAAGCCCATTCGCTGTCCATAGCTTTGTCCAACATTACCTAGGAGAGCTGCGAGCAATCCAACCCAGGGTGACTCAGGTGCCCTGTTTCATCACCGAACAGGCCAACACAGTGGATCACGTCGCCTGTTGGGAGAGGAGGATCATATGGAGCCGCCGGTGCCATTTGCAGTGATCAAACCGGTATGTTCCTTGGTGCATCAGCAGTGGTTTTTCCAAATATTTCTGAGTCGGCGACTCTTGAATCACTGGCCATCAGGGAGGCGTTGGCCATAGCAGATGATTTGTACAAGAGGGGCATTCAAGTGGCGTCGGATTGCAAAGTGGTAGTGGACGATATACGACAGAAGAACCCAACGCTCTACGGGGCGATCATACATGAAATCATACACTGGAAAACTCCTCTTACTTTATGTAATATTATTCATGAATTTAGGAGCTCGAATGTCGAGGCTCACAAACTCGCAAAACACGCATTATTCTTAGGGGCTGGCCGCCATGTTTGGTTAGGTCAGCTCAGTGGTCTTCATTTCGTCCCTGTAAATATTGTGACGATTGGATAAAAAACTTCAAAGTTTGCGTAATAAAAACCAGTACTAGAATTAGCTAAAAAAAACAGTACTAGAATATTTCCCTTCGTCATGACCACACATATCCCGTACATGCAAAGCACTGCATAAACATCAACATGTATACATGCGCTGCTTTCACACGTATATTACTCTACTCGTATATTATAAAGATGGAGAATAAGAGGGATAAAAGAAGGAGTTCAACCAGAATTCTTATCTATTTTATTTAAGCAAAATTAATTGCAAATTAAAATAAATAATATAGATATTTCGACAAAGAAAAATATCCATTCAAATTAGTGAAATGAACAATAAAGAATTGAAACAAAcgaataaaaaaaataaaatacaCTTCAACCGAGAAATGAACAAAAggtaaaaaataaaataaatacatTTTAATATAATGAAACTAGAAACATGGGAGTGGGGTTACCCTAAAAGAAGAAACGTGAAGAAAAAAAAGTCTAAGGGAGAAAGAACTCTATAAGTGGAGTTACCTACAAAAATGAATAAAAATAGAAACAACGAAGAATATGTTTCTTTCTAAGCAAAAGGGCTAGGTGTGGTGTTATAAAAATGAATTCAACAGATAAAGAAAAAAATCTATGAAAGAATGAATTACAAGAGTGGTTTAAACAATaagaaagcaaaaaaaaaactttcatcgatcatttaaaaaatgtttatgcGGTGTTAAAAATGTTTTACAACTTAAAAAGTGTTAACATATACAACTACGCCTAACATGAATAATCATAAAGAACTATTTTCAAACTCTATTTTTATATGCAGGGGTTAGTATATATTGACAACTTGCACACAAATTACATAAAACTTGCACTATTTTATAATGTGCAAAAACATGTGTAAGCTTGTGCAACATTAATAATAATTATGACTGAAGTCGATCGATTACAAAAATGAATTACATTTTAAGTGTCTAGTAAAAAATTAGTAGTGTCACAAAATTACAACATTAAATATGTTGTTGCATGCAATAAATATAAGAGAAAATttaatggcaaaggaaataatcTAGGCATCAATAAACGGCAATGTAATAAAATATATATTGTATAAGATATTATCAGGTAGAATCAATTAGGGGTACTGATAGTACCCTAAACAAGTAATAGAAGAAACAAAGAAAACTTGAAACAAATGATGACTAAAATTTGCAACAATTTTCACAAAACTTGAACTATTCCACTATATGCAAGTACAAGAATATAGTAGCATAGCTTTTAATAATAACTATGAATCGAATAGAACCATGAAAAATGAATTCCATTTTAATCCCAAACACAAAATTAAGTAGTGTTGGACAATTCCAACATCAAATATCCCGACACATGCAGAAATATAAATCTAATTGTCAAAAAAATCGACCAAGCATCAATAAACAAAGacataataaaataaaataaatactaAGCAAGAACACCAAAATAGGAGGTAGAAACATTATCACAGATGACAAAAAATAAACAGTTTTTGCCAACCACTATTTTGTCATGGGTAAGCAAAACATACACTAAAAAACACATGTTATTCTAAGGTAGATGAATTAATGACATTTATATTACctaaaaagaagaaagaaaactAAAACAAATTATGGCAAAACTTGCACGGATTTGCTATGTTCCACAATATGTAAGAACGAGCGTATAGTACTATAACTTTCACACAACAAAAATTAAGTAGTGCCACACTCTTGCAGTATTAAACCGTCACCGCATGCATGGATTAAAAGAAAATGCTATGATAAAAATATTAACAAATCAACAAGAAGAAGGAGATGAACTAAAACATTAGCATGAGCGGGGCAAAAGCTAACAATAAGGGGGGCAACTATTAACATGCACTGGATTTTTGGTTCATCAAATAGCTAACCACCATCCAATCTAGATCCAAAGGCCCAACCACATTCTTCTTCCCCTGGCCTTCTTTTTCCCCTTATACTAAAActaaaagaaaaacaaaaaaaagtttTCAAAGGAAGAATGATttagtggcattggtattacccttaATGAAGTAAAAAAAATAAACAATTAAAAATACTGGTATTACCCTATactaaaaataaaacaaaaaataaaaaatagagTTTTCTAAGGAAGAATGAGTTAGTGCCATTAGTATTACCCTCaatgaagaaaaaaataaaaaaattaggAATACTGGTATTACCCTATactaaaataaaacaaaataaaataaaagaaagtTTTATATGGAAGAATGAATTAGTGCCATTGGTATTACCCTTGACAAAGTAAGAAACTGAAAAAATAAACTAAAAAAATGAAGGCAAATACTTACACACAATTTACACAAAAATTACACTTTTtataatatactccctccgttcctaaatataagcctttctagagattttaaAAAAACTACATACgcatgtatatagacatattatagaGTGTAGATCCACTCATTTTCTCTATATGTAGTCCGCATTAGTATCTCTAAAAGGAATTATTTAGGAACAGATGGAGTACAAGGATAAGCAAATATAATGCAATTTTTGTGCTCTAGTATAATATACATATATTGAATAGTACTTATGTATATCATAATTCACACACATACCCAACATCCACACATACAcatagaaaagaaaaaaatcatGTAGAAGAACAAACAAAAACAGCAGCTAACACACATGAAAACAAGAGAAAAAACAGAAGCAAGCCAATCCTCACACACATGCACGGGTATTATTCTAGCTAAGCAACCAATGTGCATGCGTTCATCCGCTGGCTACACTATTACAGCCTACCCATGTACATCACATCAGAAAACAAGTTGCGGAAGAGAACAAAGTTGGGAAAAGTAGACATGCGTCCGTGGACAGCAGCTCGGCCCAGCTACAGAAGAAAACAAGCTTGAAAAATCGACTGAACAAACAACATGCATTAGTCGACTACCTGGAGCCGGTATATTCTATGTCATGCTTCAAGCTCCCCCGAGGGCTTTGTGAACATCTTGATATGCTGATTCGAAAATTCCGGTGAGGATGTAAGGATGGCCAACACAAACCTAGTAGGGTGTCTTGGGAGGTAATGACAATGCCAAAAGGTTGAGTGGGCTGGGTTTTAAATATTTGAGCTCTTTAACCTCTCTTGTTGGCTAGACAGGCCTGGCATGTTTGAAAAACCCAGAGACATTGAATTCCAAAGGCAGTCTATTTTCCCAATAGAACAATATTACAAGCGAAAGTGGGCAACCACCCGTCCCAGATATGGAGATCAATTATAGAAGGCCGAGATATATTGAAACAAGCAATCATTAAACGGATTGGTAATGGAGAGTCACGGAAATTTGGAATCACAATTGGTTGCCAAGGACGAAGATGATGAAACTCTATGGGTGCATGTCGGCCAACCCCCCTCTACGGTGGCCGAGCTGATTGACCACACTT
Coding sequences within it:
- the LOC125529973 gene encoding aquaporin TIP3-1; this translates as MSTAARTTGRRGFTMGRSEDATHPDTIRAAISEFLATAIFVFAAEGSILSLGKLYHDMSTAGGLVAVALAHALALAVAVSVAVNISGGHVNPAITFGALLGGRITLVRALLYWIAQLLGAIVASLLLRLTTGGMRPPGFSLASGVGDWHAVLLEAVMTFGLMYAYYATVIDPKRGHVGTIGPLAVGFLLGANILAGGPFDGAAMNPARVFGPALVGWRWRHHWVYWLGPFLGSGLAGLLYEYVVMPSTETAAHAHQPLAPEDY